Within Macaca nemestrina isolate mMacNem1 chromosome X, mMacNem.hap1, whole genome shotgun sequence, the genomic segment agaaggtaggagggagggagagaaggaaggagccaggaggaaggaaggagaaaggggagaagagaggaaagaagaaaacgaCAGAGGGTGAAGAAAGGAAGCAGACAggcagggaaagaaggaggagagggaaggagggaggaagggcggGAGGGATGGAGGAGACAGGGAGCCCTCTGCGAACGCATGTCCCCACCCTCCTTGGTCCCCGGGGAGCCCTCCCGGCAGCCACCTCCCCGCCCGCGCCCCTGAGCCGTGCGCCCTTCCCTCTGCAGAGCCGGGGCGAGGACCCCTCCAGGATGCACGTCCCAAACAGCACCGGGCCGGACAACGCGACGCTGCAGATGCTCCGGAACCCGACGATCGCGGTGGCCCTGCCGGTGGTGTACTCGCTGGTGGCGCTGGTCAGCATCCCGGGGAACCTGTTCTCCCTGTGGGTCCTGTGCCGACGCATCGGGCCCAAATCCCCGTCGGTCATCTTCATGATCAACCTGAGCGTCACGGACCTGATGCTGGCCAGCGTGCTGCCGTTCCAGATCTACTACCACTGCAATCGCAACCACTGGGTGTTCGGCGTGCTCCTGTGCAACGTGGTCACCGTGGCCTTTTACGCAAACATGTACTCCAGCATCCTCACCATGACGTGCATCAGCGTGGAGCGCTTCCTGGGGGTCCTGTACCCGCTCAGCTCCACGCGCTGGCGCCGTCGTCGTTACGCGGTGGCCGCGTGCGCCGGGACCTGGCTGTTGCTCCTGGCCGCCCTGTCCCCGCTGGCGCGCACCGACCTCACCTACCCGGTGCACGCCCTGGGCATCGTCACCTGCTTCGATGTCCTCAAGTGGACGATGCTCCCCAGCGTGGCCATGTGGGCCGTGTTCCTCCTCACCATCTTCATCCTGCTGTTCCTCATCCCCTTCGTGGTCACCGTGGCCTGTTACACGGCCACCATCCTCAAGCTGTTACGCACGGAGGAGGCGCACGGCCGGGAGCAGCGGAGGCGCGCGGTGGGCCTGGCCGTGGTGGTCCTGCTGGCCTTTGTCACCTGCTTCGCCCCCAACAACTTCGTGCTCCTGGCGCACATCGTGGGTCGCCTGTTCTACGGCAAGAGTTACTACCACGTCTACAAGCTCACGCTGTGTCTCAGCTGCCTCAACAACTGTCTGGACCCGTTTGTGTATTACTTTGCCTCCCGGGAATTCCAGCTGCGCCTGCGGGAATATCTGGGCTGCCGTCGGGTGCCCGGAGACCCCCTGGACACGCGCCGCGAGAGCCTCTTCTCCGCCAGGACCACGTCCATGCGCTCCGAGGCCGGTGCGCACCCCGAAGGGCTGGAGGGAGCCCCCAGGCCCGGCCTCATGAGGCAGGAGAGCGAGTTCTGAGTCTCCGGGGGTGCAGCTTGGAGAGCCAGGGGCGCATGGAGAGGCCACGGTGCCAGAGGTTCAGGGAGAACAGCTGCGTTTCTCCCGGGCACTGCAGAGGCACCGGTGAGGAAAGGTCTCCAGGTTTCACTGAGGGTAGAGAAACCAGCAAAACCCAGCGGCGCACAGGGCGCTCTGTGAGGCTGCAGCGGgggcctctgcctctctgtgccATGCACCAGacagcgtgtgccaccacgccctgctaatttttgtatttctttttagtggAGCCGGGGTGTGCACCCCCGAGTTCCTTAGACACTCCTTCTCACACCTGTCCATCCCCGAGCATGGACATTCAACCAGCCCCGCTCCCTCGGCCACTCCATCTCTGGATATATCCTCCCTGGGCGACCTGCCAGCCCCATTCCCAGCTCCTCTCCTTGCTGACATCGTCCCTTAGCTGTGGTTCTGGCCTTTATTCTCCCCCAGAGGTGCTGGTCTCCTTAGTATGGTGCACACACCGACATTGCTGTTGGTTTCACTCAGGGCCACTGTGCTGGCTGTGGTTGGAATTCTTCTTTCAGAGGAACGAGGACAGATTTATATACTTCATCTCTGATGACTCCGGGAGCACCTGAGGTTCCTGCACCTCAACTACTCCCGTGTTCCCCACATCTGCTCCCTGCTCCACCGCACCCCCCAACCTGGAGCTGACCACGGTGATTCCTGGCACGGTTGTTCTGACCTGGCTTGGAGGGCCCCCCACCCCTCCTCTGCTTCTGTGAATCCCTGAGAGTGAAGGAGGTCCCATCAGGCCCCTGGACCACCATCAGGCCTCCCTGACTCAGGACGAGGACCTCGGAGGCCCAGGTGTGGAAACGAGGCTCGGTGACATGGGTCACAGCCCATCCCAACCCAAGGGTGCAGCTTGATTCCGCAGTTCCCGGCCTTCTGCGCATTGTCTGCCTCGTGTTTCCCCCCCTGGCGAGTCCATCCGGGGTCCGGGGAGCAGGCGACTGGCCAGACCCGTGAGACCGTTTGGAGATCAAGCACCGGACACAGGTGTGGACCGCAGGAACCTGCAGGGGTGTCAGTCGCTGGGCCCCCTCCATGCTGTGTGGGTGGTGAGCAGACTGTGTGtttgtctttcttcctctgcACCAGACGTGCCTGCACCAGCCCCAATACCTGAGCTGGTTTAGCTTAAAGAAGAGGTCTGACTCCCCACAGGCGTCCGAACATTACAGGGAATTGGATTCCTGGCTCTGTTGGGTGAGAAAGATGGTTCTGGAGGCGAGAATGGGAGAGCTGGCCATCCGCCCAGGGGCTCTGGGCAGTCTCCATAGTGGGTGGCCTCGGATGCCCAGCCCCTCCCTTTCTGTGCACTGGGGACACCGACGGAGGCCAAAGCTGCTGTTCAGAGGCCCTGTGTTGGCGCCTCTCTCCTGCCATCATTACCATGGAAGGAAAACAGAGATGGTTTAGTAATTAATTCAACCATTCCCAAAACCCGTGTCCACCCGGAACATCAGGATGGGACCGTGTTTGGAAACCGGCtctttacaaatataattttttttttgtactttttttttttaattatactttaagttctagggtacatgtgcataacgtgcaggtttgttacatacgtatacttgtgccatgttggtgtgctgcacccatcaactcatcatttacatcaggtataactcccagtgccatccctcccccctccccttccccataataggccccggtgtgtgacgttccccttcccgggtccaagtgatctcattgttcagttcccacctatgagtgagaacatgcggtgtttggttttctgttcttgtgatagtttgctaagaatgatggtttccagctgcatccatgtccctacaaagtaaTGAAGTAAGGCGAGGCCATCCTGCATTTACAATGGGCCCAATCCAGTGTCCCTGTGAGAGAcggaagaggagacacagacacagaggaggaggccacgtggagacggaggcagagattggagtgatgcgaccacaagcccagggacacctggagcccccaggagctgggagaggcaggaaggatcctcccctagagcttTCCAGGCAGTGTGACCCTGACACACCTGGATCTCAAATTTCTGGTTTCCAGGACCGGAGGAGGATAAACTCGTGTTAAGCCCCCAGTTGCTAGGAATTCTGGGATTTCATTTCAGCAGCTCCCGCCAATGCACACACGCATTGAATCCACTCTGACATCCTGAAACTGTGATGTGGACCAGTGCAACGCGCTGGTTCCTGGGTGGGTCATTTCAGGAGGCCcgctgtgccccaggctggatcCCAGggagtgctgtgtgtgtgtgtgtgtgtgtttgtgtgtgagcaataaagctttttaatcacctgggtgcaggcgggctgagtccaaaaagagagtcatcaaagggagataggggtggggccgcTTTACAGGATTTGGAtagataaaggaaaattacagtcaaagggggttctctggtgggcaggggtggggggtcacaaggtgctcagtgggggagcttttgagccaggatgagccaggagaaggaatttcacaaggtaatgtcatcacttaaggcaggGACAGgccattttcattttcacttcttttgtgctTTTTGGATGTAATCTCCCAGCTATGGCCACTAGAGACAGATGAAGGCTCCTGGAAGAATGACGCCCCTGTAATGTGTAAtgctctttttgtgtgtgtgtgtttgtttctgtttttttgttttttgtttgttttttgtctggaTAGCacaggaagcttttttttttttttttttttttttcccgcaaTGCCCAGCAGTCTGGTGGCTCATTCTCTCCATCACCCCCTAAGTCTGCTTCATGAATGACATCATGAAGGCATCCAGGATCCCTGGAGACAATAGCTctgtgttttctgatttttcttgatTGAAGGACcagagtttttttggtttttggtttttgggtgttttttgttttgtttttgtttttttctttttgagacagagtctcactctgtcacccaggctggagtgcagtggtgtgatctcggctcactgcaacctccgcctcctgggttcaagcgattctcctgcctcagcctcctgagtagctgggatgacaggcacgcaccaccacacccggctaatttttgtatttttagtacagacggggtttcaccatgttggcctgactggtctccaaatcctgacctcaggtgatctgcccacctcagccttccaaagtgctgggatgacaggcgtgagcccctgcacggTTCTGTATAAAGTGCTGCAGACCCTGGAGGTCAGCTTCATAAACCGAGCACCCCATCCCCTCCTTCAGAACGCTCCAGATCCCCCTGCCATGTGCCGTCATGGCATGAAACCAGCCTTCCCGCCTTTGCCCTCTGCCGAGCCGTGGTCTTTGGTGAAGGCGAGTGAGGCAGGCGTAGACGTGGGACTGCCAAGATGGTGTACCAGCAAGTGCAGCCTGAATGTCCACATGTCTCCAGAAAAATGAGCCACTGTTGTGAGCTGGTCTGCAGGCTCCAGGCGGGGGAACCTCCCTGGGAAACAGCGCTCTTCCACACATGGATGAAggagaggcagagactgcagtgatgcagccacaagcccagggacccctggagcccccaggagctgggagaggcaggaaggatcctcccttAGAGCCTCTCAGAAGGAATTGGATACAATTGTAGTAGATTGAATAGTGGTCCCCAGAGATATCTGTCCATAGCCTAATGCTCAGAGCTTGTGAGTaagaccttatttggaaacagggtctttgcagatgtgattaagttaaggaccTTGAGATTGGATCCttctggagtagggtgggccctaaacGCAATGGCAGGTGTCCTAAGACACACAAGAGGAGAtgcagacacagaggaggaggccacgtggagacagaggcagagactggagtgatgcggccacaagcccagggacccctggagcccccaggagctgggagaggcaggaaggatcctcccctagagcctccagagggaactGGGGGCTGCAGGAGAGACCCAGAACTtccacagaaagagagaaattgtCCTCCTGCTTCTCTAGACTGTCCCAAAGCTGAACCCTAGAAAGCAAAGCTGATACAGGAGCCTCCAGGACTGAAAGGCCTCAGTCAGCAAGAGACCCCGTAGGAGATCCAACCGCAGGTGCTCAGCGTGGGCCTTGGGTGTGTCTCGTGGGGGTGGGGGACGGAACCCGTGAAAAACCTCAGAGTAGCACCTTCAGGGCAATGCACAGAAGATCCCTAAACTGCCTTGTAAACAAAACTGAGAGCTTGAGTCAGAGGAAGCCGAGAGGATATCCTTCCTCGACACTGTTGAGAACGCCGACATCCTCCCGCAAATGAAGACGTTGCAAGCAGGCAAAgtgcttcagttttttttttttttttttttttttgcctttatgaCGATTTGTGCAGCCACTTGGCTATGGAGAGCGACCGACACCCCCTCTTACTTCTGTGAATGTTTCCTGCAAGCTGACTCCGTGTGTTCACTTGCCGAGCTTTGAGTAAAAAGATAGCACGTGTCTGTTGACTCACACCCGTGTTTTAAGATGGAAAACTTTCCTTCTGTCCTTGGCAGGACATGGAGAGAGGGAGGCACTCCAAAAAGTCTCAGCCTCCATCAAGACGTGGTGGTTCatgcaggtaatcccagcactttgggaggctcaggccggaggactgcttgagtccgggagttcaagGGCCAATctaggcaacacggtgagaccctgtgtctgtaaaaattaaaaataaaacataaaaaaaaaaaatcagtgttgaTGCTGCTTCTGTTTTGTTCCACTGCAGAAGGCAAATGTGTTTCTGTCTCTGATTTCTGTGGGGTTTGCATTTTAAACACAGACCCCATTTGATGCTGGATCCAATGTCTTATCCTCTTCACAGGCTCCTGTCTTGGTCCGTTTATCCtgctggaaaacaaacaaacaaaaacaaaaacaaaacgccATTGCTTTattcagggttctctagagggacagaactaatagcatagatagatagatagatacatagatagatagatagatagtaggtagatagagatagatgattgatagattgatagatagtaggtagagatagatagatgtagatagatagatgatagatacagatagatagatgatagatagatagatagatagatagtaggtagatagatacagatagatagatgatagagacatagatagatagatgatacatagaTAGTAGGtagatacagatagatagatgatagacagatgatagatagtaggtagatagatacagataaatgatagatagtagatagatatagacagatagatgatagatagatagatacatagatagatagatagatagatagatagatagatagatagatagatagtaggtagatagatacagatagatagatgatagatagtaggcagatagatatagatagatagatagataatagatagacagtaggtagatagatatagatagatgatagacagacagacagacagatagatagatagatagatagatagatagatagatgatagatagatagatagtaggtagatagatacagatagatagatagatagatagataatagatagacagtaggtagatagatatagatagatgatagatagatagatagatagatagtaggtagatagatagatagatagatgatagatagatagatagtaggtagatagatacagatagatagatagataatagatagacagtaggtagatagatatacatagatgatagacagacagacagatagatagatagatagatagatagatgatagatagatagatagatagatagtaggtagatagatacagatagatggatagataatagatagacagtaggtagatagatatagatagatgatagacagacagacagacagatagatagatagatagatagatagatagatagatagatagatagatagtaggtagatagatacagatagatagatgatagatagatacatacacagataggtagatgatagatagatagatagtaggtagatagatacagatagatagatagataatagatagacagtaggtagatagatatagatagatgatagacagacagacagacagatagacagatagatagatagatagatagatagatagatagatagatagatagatagataaaagagtttaagactgggcacagtggctcacacctgtaattccagcactttgggaggccgaggtgggcagatcacctgaggtccagaattcaagaccatcctggccaacaaggtgaaaccccgtctctactaaaaatacaaaattaccgggcgtggtggcgggcacctgtaatcccagctactcgggaggctgaggcaggagaatcgcttgaacctgggaggtggaggttgtagtgagctgagatcacgtcactgcactccagcctgggtgacagaacaagactctgtctcaaaaaaaaaaaaaaaatagacaaatggatagATACATGGATAGataatagatggatagatagatgcatacatgggtagatagatgatagattgatAAATGGATGATAggagatagatacatacatacatacatacatagatacatagatgaaaGGTAGATGATagattgatagatgatagatgaaagtatagatgatggatagatggatagatagacaaCAGATTGATAATGgaaagatagatggatagatggatagaagatagataggtagatagataatacattgatgatggaaagatagaaaggtgaatagatggatagaagatagatagatagatagatagatagatagatagatagatagatagttatacagatgatagatagatggatacatagataaacagaatggatggatagatagataatagatgatagcTAGATAGATGCAGGTAGATAATGGATACAGAGATGGATAATAGATACATAGACAACATAAGTGGGGGGATAGATGACAGAtgaggtaggtaggtagatacaATAGATAGATGACAGGTAGGAAgaatagatagatgatggatagacagatatatatatacatagatggatagatagatacatagatgatagatacatacatacatagatggatagatagatgatagatagatacatatatacatacatagatggatagatacatagatgatagatgcatacatatatagatacatggatagatacatagatagagagatacatacatacatacatagatgaatagatagatgatagatagatacatacatagatacatagatagatacctACATAGATACATGTGtacatagatggatagatgatacatacatacatagatggacagatacatagatgatagatacatacatacacatacagatggatagatacatagatgataaatagatacacacatacatacatagatggacagatacatagatagttgatagatacatacatacatagatacatggatagatacatagatgatagatacatgcatacatagatggatagatacagagatgatagatacatacatacatagatggatagatagatgatagacagatataTACATGGATAGATAGACGattgatagatacatacatacatagatggatagatagatgatcgATAGACAGatacaaacatacaaacatagatgatagatagataaatacatacatacatagatccatagatggatggatagatagatagatatcatGGCTAAATAGATGGAAGGGTGATAGATAGATCCGCAGACAAGATAGATGGATACATGATAGATGAATAGCTGGATAAATGACGGAcaacatagatacatagatagatgatagatagacaaACCCTCGCATGCTAACTCAGGGTTTCTCCACCTCAGCACAgctgacatttggggctggaggGCTCTCTGCGGTGGGGCCGTCCCAGGCACTGTAGGATGTTGAGCAGTGGCCCTGGGCTCTGCCCACCAGATGGGAGCAGCACCCCCACACTGCACACACCCAGACGTGACGGccaaaaatatcttcagacattGCCAGGTGTTTCCTGGACGGTAGGATCTCCTCAGTTCTTGGCAACTGAATTACACACAACCTACAAACCGGCACACATTTGAGAATCTTTGAACATCAGACTATGCGATGCTGGCTCAATGCAAAACAGGACATTAAGGAGAGAAGCCCGGCCTGGCGGGATGGGGTGTCTGAGTTTGCCGGGGTTGCCATAGCAAAGTTCTGTACAGCTTAGACAACAAACATTGattctcccacagtcctggaggctggaggtctgaGGTCAAAGTGTGGGCAcggctggttcctcctgaggcctctctcctccaCGTGGAGATGCCGTCTTCTCCTTGTGTCCTCACAGGGTCATCCCTCCATGTGTGTCTGTGCcttcatctcctcttcttatgggatg encodes:
- the LOC105478056 gene encoding P2Y purinoceptor 8 isoform X1; its protein translation is MEETGSPLRTHVPTLLGPRGALPAATSPPAPLSRAPFPLQSRGEDPSRMHVPNSTGPDNATLQMLRNPTIAVALPVVYSLVALVSIPGNLFSLWVLCRRIGPKSPSVIFMINLSVTDLMLASVLPFQIYYHCNRNHWVFGVLLCNVVTVAFYANMYSSILTMTCISVERFLGVLYPLSSTRWRRRRYAVAACAGTWLLLLAALSPLARTDLTYPVHALGIVTCFDVLKWTMLPSVAMWAVFLLTIFILLFLIPFVVTVACYTATILKLLRTEEAHGREQRRRAVGLAVVVLLAFVTCFAPNNFVLLAHIVGRLFYGKSYYHVYKLTLCLSCLNNCLDPFVYYFASREFQLRLREYLGCRRVPGDPLDTRRESLFSARTTSMRSEAGAHPEGLEGAPRPGLMRQESEF
- the LOC105478056 gene encoding P2Y purinoceptor 8 isoform X2 is translated as MHVPNSTGPDNATLQMLRNPTIAVALPVVYSLVALVSIPGNLFSLWVLCRRIGPKSPSVIFMINLSVTDLMLASVLPFQIYYHCNRNHWVFGVLLCNVVTVAFYANMYSSILTMTCISVERFLGVLYPLSSTRWRRRRYAVAACAGTWLLLLAALSPLARTDLTYPVHALGIVTCFDVLKWTMLPSVAMWAVFLLTIFILLFLIPFVVTVACYTATILKLLRTEEAHGREQRRRAVGLAVVVLLAFVTCFAPNNFVLLAHIVGRLFYGKSYYHVYKLTLCLSCLNNCLDPFVYYFASREFQLRLREYLGCRRVPGDPLDTRRESLFSARTTSMRSEAGAHPEGLEGAPRPGLMRQESEF